A region of Solanum dulcamara chromosome 7, daSolDulc1.2, whole genome shotgun sequence DNA encodes the following proteins:
- the LOC129896533 gene encoding protein BREAKING OF ASYMMETRY IN THE STOMATAL LINEAGE → MNSPYTVTRLVRWRIRDWVSCFYACRFPLEEESNKFCSMTPQKPNRKMVFDPIGDSRRNRKKKLNKKMEQRKKETVKVSAEKDEEKGENDSSWPRFSEEDYIVFCFEDDGGIHIVEDRKSEAFHQKIDHANLTSKPVCRKLKYVENAPEFLPQSKNDSVHSVDGENSYESAEEQIPVTDDKGEGKGSNDMEDEWPPAVIKEISHIGEVCENKTTPSAESSDSNYSNGSTGSFAFPVLGWELMGSPAQMPKPEEDEEEEEGGPHLGKHKAWCSVRHHCCKF, encoded by the exons ATGAACAGTCCATACACAGTAACCAGGCTTGTAAGATGGCGAATTAGAGATTGGGTATCCTGTTTCTATGCTTGCAGGTTCCCTTTAG AGGAAGAATCGAATAAGTTTTGCTCAATGACGCCTCAGAAACCGAATAGGAAAATGGTTTTCGATCCGATTGGTGATAGCAGAAGGAATAGAAAGAAGAAGTTGAATAAGAAAATGGAACAGAGGAAAAAAGAAACTGTGAAGGTTTCAGCAGAGAAGGATGAAGAGAAGGGAGAAAATGACTCGAGCTGGCCTCGATTCTCAGAAGAGGATTATATAGTGTTTTGCTTTGAAGACGATGGAGGAATACATATAGTGGAAGATAGAAAATCGGAAGCATTTCACCAGAAAATTGACCATGCCAACTTAACTTCAAAGCCTGTTTGTAGGAAG CTTAAATATGTAGAGAATGCACCAGAATTTCTCCCTCAGAGTAAAAACGACAGTGTCCACTCTGTAGATGGAGAAAATAGCTATGAATCAGCTGAAGAACAGATTCCCGTTACAGACGATAAG GGTGAGGGAAAAGGAAGCAATGATATGGAAGACGAATGGCCACCTGCTGTCATTAAAGAGATCAGTCACATAGGTGAGGTTTGTGAAAACAAAACAACTCCATCTGCGGAATCAAGTGATTCTAATTACTCCAATGGTAGCACTGGTTCCTTTGCCTTCCCTGT GTTGGGCTGGGAATTGATGGGCAGTCCAGCTCAAATGCCGAAAcctgaagaagatgaagaagaagaagaaggcgGCCCACATTTGGGGAAGCATAAGGCTTGGTGCAGCGTGCGCCATCACTGCTGCAAATTTTGA